The Proteus sp. ZN5 genome includes the window CGAGTAGACCGCCACCACAGTTTAGGTGAAGGAAATATTGGTAAAGTTCCTTTTAGCTATATTATGCAAGATAAGCGTTTTGATGGTATTCCGCTGATTTTAGAAACCATCAATCCGGATATTTGGCCTGACGAAATTGCTTGGCTAAAGTCACAACAGCTCTAGAAACAGTACCTGCATTAATAAGATTTGCGGTTTATAACGATTTTCGTTTTTTACCGTTTTCGTTTTATACTGTTTTTGTATTATAGTAATAAACCGCAAATTATCTTATTTAATCGGTGTTAGCTCTATCTTAGTCATCATTTCAGCAAGTTGACTTCTGTCTTTAATTCCTACATCAGGCTGACTGACTGATAACGCAGAAATCGCAGTTGCAAGACGCAAAGTATGCTCACTCGTTTGGCTCATTAATAAACCATACACTAATCCAGCAACCATCGAATCCCCAGCACCAACAGTACTTATCACATCACAATGCGGTGGCTTTGCCAGCCATGCGCCAGATGCATTTACCCATAAAGCCCCTCTTTCACCCAACGAAATAACAACATGAGCAATACCTTTATCGCGTAGTTGATGAGCGGCTTTAATAATATCAGCCATTTCAGTTAGTGAATGCCCTACCCACGCTTCTAATTCACGATGATTAGGTTTTATCAGCCAAGGTGCTGCTTTTAGCCCTGCGACTAAAGCATCACGACTGCTGTCGAAAATAATGCACGGACATAATTTTCTTAGCTTAATCATCCATTGAGTAAAGGCTTCAGGATCAACGCCATTCGGTAAACTACCACTGACAACAACCATATCGAAATGACCAAGCCAATTAAGCGAATCCATTGCAAAACGTTGCCAATCTTGCGCTGATACGGTGAATCCTGAAAAATTAAAGTCAGTGACTTGCCCTTTTCCTTCGGTTAACTTCACATTAATACGTGTTCGTCCTGACACAAGATAAAAACGGTTAGCCATCCCATTTTCACTAAAGAAGTGCTGAAATTCCTCTTGATTTTCACGTCCCATAAATCCGCTAACAGTAATATCAATGCCCAAATCACGTAAGACTTTTGCGACA containing:
- the fruK gene encoding 1-phosphofructokinase; this translates as MSRRVATITLNPAYDLVGACPAIDIGGVNLVRTAGLNPAGKGNNVAKVLRDLGIDITVSGFMGRENQEEFQHFFSENGMANRFYLVSGRTRINVKLTEGKGQVTDFNFSGFTVSAQDWQRFAMDSLNWLGHFDMVVVSGSLPNGVDPEAFTQWMIKLRKLCPCIIFDSSRDALVAGLKAAPWLIKPNHRELEAWVGHSLTEMADIIKAAHQLRDKGIAHVVISLGERGALWVNASGAWLAKPPHCDVISTVGAGDSMVAGLVYGLLMSQTSEHTLRLATAISALSVSQPDVGIKDRSQLAEMMTKIELTPIK